In the genome of Rhopalosiphum padi isolate XX-2018 chromosome 1, ASM2088224v1, whole genome shotgun sequence, the window CACCCAAGGAActagttcaaaatttaaataccaaaaaGCATTTACATGAGTTTGGGTTGAAAAAAGCCGAGGTCAAAGCCAAACTGTTTAAATGTGATGTGTGCAAAAAGTCATTCTCTAGTTCTGGTGGATTGACTGTCCATTACAGAACACATACAGGTAACAAACCTTTCAAATgtgatttatgtaataaaacttTTTCAAATTCAAGTCATTACAATTACCACATGCGTGTACATTCAGGAGATAAACCATTTAAATGCCATGTGTGCAACAAAGAATATTCTTGTGCTAATGGTATCTTATACCATCAGAGAACCCATCACTTTTTACAAGATACAAAACCGCTAAAATGTGATGTATGTGACAAACTGTTCTCCAGTATTGGTGGTCTGACTGTTCACTATCGCTCTCACACTGGTGACCGCCCATTTAAGTGTGACGtgtgttttaaaacatttactaGTTCCAGTCACTGCAAGTATCATCAGAAGACTCATTCACAGttgattacaaaaaaaaccTTGAAATGTGATGTTTGTAACAAATTGTTCTCCAGTTCCGGTGGCCTTGTAGTTCATTACAGAATGCATACTGGTGATCGTCCATTCAAATGTGAAGTTTGCTTCAAATCATTTACCAGTTCCAGTCATTTCAAGTATCACCAAAAATCACATGTGAtttcaaatgataaaaaaacattgaagtGTGATGtatgtgataaattattttctagtgCTGGTGGTCTAGTTGTTCATTACCGTACACATACTGGTCACAGACCATTCAAATGTGACATTTGCTTAAAATCTTTTACAAGCTCAAGTCATTTCAAATATCACCAAAAAACCCACATGGTTAATGTTTAATGTagcttaaatacattttagttaagagaaaataattacttattaggttattatatttatattttgaaatgctTACTTTTTAgttcagtaaatatattattagttttatataaaacttCTTTCCTATACTcagtgtatactataatatttgttttgtttataattagtaCAGAATCAATATTTTAAGGCTTTTCTTTTATTACTCATTTTTGTTTgagtttattttaactatattaatatttaaatataaaaattaaatatttcataaatataatttatttgtcgtgtaaaaattgtatcaagtatcaatttatttgtagtttatgagtaattttactttttttcagtaaacataatatttattttatatct includes:
- the LOC132917664 gene encoding zinc finger protein ZFP2-like isoform X1, whose translation is METNHPVSTTRVDAMDNIKHDRSVNHGSLINNISHMPTFGLPANAYELNSSARLTIRFDREMFNSSLFESEIEISPAFRFNRNDLFRPPHFDFSHRSSTLLNGQFSTPKELVQNLNTKKHLHEFGLKKAEVKAKLFKCDVCKKSFSSSGGLTVHYRTHTGNKPFKCDLCNKTFSNSSHYNYHMRVHSGDKPFKCHVCNKEYSCANGILYHQRTHHFLQDTKPLKCDVCDKLFSSIGGLTVHYRSHTGDRPFKCDVCFKTFTSSSHCKYHQKTHSQLITKKTLKCDVCNKLFSSSGGLVVHYRMHTGDRPFKCEVCFKSFTSSSHFKYHQKSHVISNDKKTLKCDVCDKLFSSAGGLVVHYRTHTGHRPFKCDICLKSFTSSSHFKYHQKTHMVNV
- the LOC132917664 gene encoding zinc finger protein 836-like isoform X3; translated protein: METNHPVSTTRVDAMDNIKHDRSVNHGSLINNISHMPTFGLPANAYELNSSARLTIRFDREMFNSSLFESEIEISPAFRFNRNDLFRPPHFDFSHRSSTLLNGQFSTPKELVQNLNTKKHLHEFGLKKAEVKAKLFKCDVCKKSFSSSGGLTVHYRTHTGDKPFKCHVCNKEYSCANGILYHQRTHHFLQDTKPLKCDVCDKLFSSIGGLTVHYRSHTGDRPFKCDVCFKTFTSSSHCKYHQKTHSQLITKKTLKCDVCNKLFSSSGGLVVHYRMHTGDRPFKCEVCFKSFTSSSHFKYHQKSHVISNDKKTLKCDVCDKLFSSAGGLVVHYRTHTGHRPFKCDICLKSFTSSSHFKYHQKTHMVNV
- the LOC132917664 gene encoding zinc finger protein ZFP2-like isoform X2, encoding METNHPVSTTRVDAMDNIKHDRSVNHGSLINNISHMPTFGLPANAYELNSSARLTIRFDREMFNSSLFESEIEISPAFRFNRNDLFRPPHHRSSTLLNGQFSTPKELVQNLNTKKHLHEFGLKKAEVKAKLFKCDVCKKSFSSSGGLTVHYRTHTGNKPFKCDLCNKTFSNSSHYNYHMRVHSGDKPFKCHVCNKEYSCANGILYHQRTHHFLQDTKPLKCDVCDKLFSSIGGLTVHYRSHTGDRPFKCDVCFKTFTSSSHCKYHQKTHSQLITKKTLKCDVCNKLFSSSGGLVVHYRMHTGDRPFKCEVCFKSFTSSSHFKYHQKSHVISNDKKTLKCDVCDKLFSSAGGLVVHYRTHTGHRPFKCDICLKSFTSSSHFKYHQKTHMVNV